In a genomic window of Candidatus Binatia bacterium:
- a CDS encoding aldo/keto reductase: protein MMRKEVPRRQLGIYGPLVSAIGFGCAVLSPGYYEPVEDDASIDTVRYALDSGINLIDTSDVYGVGHNEELIGRAIAGRREQVVLASKFGWVIDGSSGTEVQVNYDMPGIRANGRPEYVRQRIEGSLKRLGVDYLDIYYHHFPDPSTPVEETVGAMAALVKQGKVRYLGLCNVDAERVRRAHAVHPITAVENEYSLWARTPEKDVLPTTQALGIGFVPWAPLGSGFLGNDIASVDDFRSWQPRFKGDNLQANRTRFAPLRDFAKQLGITPAQLALAWLLHRGEQVVPIPGMTRRWQVDENLAAADVRLDAEVLARIDALAPPGLAAGGELV from the coding sequence ATGATGAGGAAAGAAGTTCCCCGCCGCCAGCTTGGAATCTATGGCCCGTTGGTCTCTGCCATCGGCTTTGGCTGTGCCGTACTCTCTCCCGGCTACTATGAGCCCGTCGAAGACGACGCTTCCATCGACACGGTCCGCTACGCCCTCGACTCGGGCATCAACCTGATCGACACCTCGGACGTCTACGGGGTTGGGCACAACGAGGAATTGATCGGGCGGGCAATCGCCGGCCGGCGCGAGCAGGTCGTGCTCGCCTCCAAGTTCGGATGGGTGATCGACGGATCGTCCGGCACCGAAGTGCAGGTCAACTACGACATGCCGGGAATCCGCGCCAACGGGCGGCCGGAATACGTGCGCCAGCGGATCGAAGGGAGTCTCAAACGCCTCGGCGTCGACTACCTCGACATTTACTACCACCACTTCCCCGATCCGAGCACGCCGGTGGAGGAGACCGTTGGCGCCATGGCCGCGCTCGTCAAGCAAGGCAAGGTGCGCTACCTGGGCTTGTGCAACGTCGACGCCGAGCGCGTGCGCCGGGCCCACGCCGTGCACCCGATCACGGCGGTGGAGAACGAGTACTCCTTGTGGGCGCGCACGCCGGAGAAGGACGTGTTGCCGACGACGCAAGCGCTCGGCATCGGCTTCGTGCCGTGGGCGCCGTTGGGCTCCGGCTTCTTGGGCAACGATATCGCGTCCGTCGATGACTTCCGCAGCTGGCAGCCCCGCTTCAAGGGCGACAATCTGCAGGCGAACCGCACGCGATTCGCGCCGCTCCGGGATTTCGCCAAGCAACTCGGAATCACCCCGGCGCAGCTGGCGCTCGCCTGGTTGCTGCACCGAGGTGAGCAGGTGGTGCCTATCCCGGGCATGACCCGCCGGTGGCAGGTGGACGAGAATTTGGCTGCCGCCGACGTGCGGCTCGATGCCGAGGTGCTCGCCCGCATCGACGCCCTGGCGCCGCCAGGCCTGGCTGCCGGCGGCGAACTCGTCTGA